Within the Paraburkholderia aromaticivorans genome, the region CGTCGAATCGTTCCTGCAGGTCAGCCGCATCTCGCCATGCCTCCCCTGGATCGTCGTATTCCGCCGGCGTATCGCCAGGCTGCGCGTGTCTGAATCCGACCGCCCCCCACTGGTCAAAACTGAGCACCACATCGAAATAGCGGTTCGCTTCGTCATCCCAGACCTGCACTCGAAACATGGTGCCCTCCTGATCCTGAACGATTCATTGGTGCCTCTGTCCTCGATCCAGCCCCCACGGCTTTGCCGCGGTGGAAACACGCAGCCTGCGGCTGCTTGACGACCCCCACCGCAGTTGCACGGTGCCTCACCGGATCGTCCCTCCGCTGCCGCTGCGGGTCGGCGCTCTCCCCACGCCTCCCGGCGCGGGTCCCCGTGCGCCTCGATCCGGGCGCGCAGGCGCGCGCGATAGGCTCCCAGTCAATACGAGTCCTGGTTTAGCAGGAAGGGGGCTGCCCGGCACCCGCGTCTGCGATCGGACAGGCGTGCCGGTGCCTGTCAGCCTCGGACACAGCCACACCTGCCCGTTACCAACCAACGTAGTTCAGCAAAAGCTCCGCGATCAGCTTGCGGCGAACAAGGTCCAGCCCTGACAGGTCGGCAAAGCCCCTGATGCCTGCTTTCTCCCACAGAAGAACGCTATCGTGCGAGTTGTAGAACGAATACAGCGCGGCAAGGAAGGTCCGCTCGCCGCTGCTGAGAACACCGAAGGCATCGAGAATGACCGCGCCATTGGGCGCGAGCGCCCATTTGTCTTTCGCCGTCTCAACGGCCTCGCTGGTGCCATCGCCGAAATACACCGGACCGGCCAGCATCACAGCCTGTTTCCATGCCTCAAAAAACCGCGCAGGCGCGGCAGTAAAGTGGGCGTCGCTTTCCTCCTGCTCGCGGCGAAACTGTTCGAGCACTTCGGGGGGGAACTTCGATTCGTCGGTCATAGCGGCAATTCCTGTTGATAAAGGGCAGTCGTCACGGCTTCCACCTGCTCGGCAGACAGCGAAGACACGTCGATGGCCGTTGCGTGTGTGTAGATCATCTCGCCATAGATATCGGCAAGGTGACGCGCTTTCGGGCACAGCGCCGCGTCTTCTCCAGACGCCTGGCGGTTTCGCCACACGTTGATCGCCCGTTCAATCTCGGCAATTGTAAAGGTTGGCATGTCAGGCTCCGAAGCCCGCGCGCAAATGTGTCCATACGCACGCGGGCGGTTCAGGTTATTGGGCGAACAACACTTCGTAGAGTCCGCCCCGGTCGATCGACATTTCGGCATCCGGCAACTTCGCCACGCCGCAGATGAAGTCGAACGGGCCGCGGTACGGCAGCATTTCAAGAATCGTCTGATTGCCGAACCATGTGCACAGCACGTCGCCGCGCTTCAGTTCGCAACCCCGTTTCAGTTCTGTCGTCATGCGGCACGCCCGCGAGTGTGGCGCACCGCATCGTGAACTGCTACCAGAGGCGCGCGGGGTGGTACGCGGTCGAACTCCGAAAGCGCGGCACGCGCGATCGCGCGAAGCTCGTCGCGGTGCATGTCGATCGCATGACCGTCCCGGTCGAGCATGTTGGCGATGCGGTGCAGCGCGTCGGCGGTCTTCGCCGCAGCATCCGCCGACAGCGCCATGCGGAACAGTTCAGCACGCACGATTTCACGGTCCCCGTACTGGTAGACGGCCAGCAAAGGCAGAAGTGCGGTCAGCCAGGTTGGGCGAATTTGCGTCATGTCCATTTCTTCCTCACTGATTTTCAGATAGGGCGAAAGACCCCAGCCCGCAGGCCGGGGCTAGTTGATTAGTCGATAGCGCGGAGAATGTTCGCGGCCTCTACGTGCTGCGTCGCGTAGGCGCGCAGTTCGTGGTAGTGCTCGATAATGCTGTCATCGCCGCACTTTTCCGCCAGATGGCACAGGGCAAACAGCGTGACGACGATTCCGAAGGCGTCCGCGCCCATCATGTCGCTGTAGCCGTTCATATGCCACCGCACATGCACCCGTCCGCAGTTCGAAGGGGCCATATAGAAGCCGCCGTTCGACAACTGGAAGAAGTCCCACGAACCGC harbors:
- a CDS encoding DUF3717 domain-containing protein is translated as MPTFTIAEIERAINVWRNRQASGEDAALCPKARHLADIYGEMIYTHATAIDVSSLSAEQVEAVTTALYQQELPL
- a CDS encoding antirestriction protein — encoded protein: MIANETRISSNVVVDELRLNFLPHYLGAQYLQGEALVYDWAARLSSAYNGGSWDFFQLSNGGFYMAPSNCGRVHVRWHMNGYSDMMGADAFGIVVTLFALCHLAEKCGDDSIIEHYHELRAYATQHVEAANILRAID